ATTCATCTAATTTAACTAAAGCTACAGCGTAAACAATGTGTCCAATAAACCAATACAAAATAGCTACAGTATCATCAAGGGCCGGCGTCTCCTTTATCGCTAAATCAGTGAGGGGAAAGTAGGTTAGAGCTGCCACAACACTTAATAACAGCGCTGTAGACCACCTTGCATTCTTACCACCATCTGATTGAAACCTAATCCAAGCTAAGTATATTATTGCAATCGCCCATGATATGGTTAAATGGAAAAACCACTCCATCCAAATAGGCCATTCTATATCTCCAATTACAGGTACAAAATCTATATTTAATAGTAACGAGTACACTTTTACACCTGTTGTGTATTCAATGAACCACAGAACGATACCAAGTAAGAGGCCTGTTACAGTACCCAACCAAATCCCTTTTTTGATCATATGAATGTCCTCACTTTTCCTCATGATTTTTGAAAGTAGCCCTCTATACAATCATCTAAACCTTTTAGAATGATGTGAATGTGTTATGATGTGCTTATCGTAACATATTTTTACATTGAAAATAGGAAAAGAAAGAAAAATTCACTTAGTTGACATTCTTTTGTCTGACCATGATTTCATGCTAATATATGATTGAGTACTCGAGGAGGGATAGTATGGCTGTACAAGCTCAAGAAACACCAAACCCAAATGCTTATAAGTTTACGTCTGATCGAATGATATTTGATGGAGATGGTAGCGTTGCGGTAATGCCAGGCCAAACAAGTGACTATAAGATCATGAATGACCTTATGGCTATTGATGGCGTGGACAACGTATTTGGCTTCCAAAACTTCATCACTGTTAACAAAACATTTGATGCAACATGGGAAGACCTTACACTTAAAGTTAAAGAAGTATTTGAAAGCTACGGATACTAAATAAAAAGCAGACTACCTATCAATGGTAGTCTGCTTTCTTTATATATTAATTCTCCCTCTTGGAAAAATCCTTCTACATAAAATTGAAAGTACAGGAGATGTGAAAAAGCATATGACTCTATAGAGGAGAATCACATGCTTTTTGTTACTTGCTTATTTAAATGTCTCTAGCTTCACGTATTTAACATTTTCAATAGAACCGTCTTTTGCACTCTTCGTGTACATCATCATGGTTAGCGTGCCATTAGAAGGTAATTTATCTTTTGCAATGCTTACATCAAAATCAAATTTACCCCAGTTTGGTCCTCCCTGATTTGCTTGGACAGCTGTTTCATTTACAAGGACATTATGTCCATCTTCCACATTGTAAAGAAAACTTCCTTCAAACACTCTTGCTTCACCAGTTACAGTGTATTCTCCATTAGAACCTTCTACATTAATGTTACGGAAGGCTTGATCTTCAGAAACAACTTCAAATTCTACCGTTTGTTGAAACGGCTTTGCTTCGATTGTTTTTCCATTTATTTTATTTGGAACTAGTGTGATTTCAGCCGTGTATTTTCCTGGCTCTACACGCTTGTCTTCTTTTTTATAATTCCATGCTTGCTTCCATGCAACACTTTCTTCAGCTTTCACCTTTTTAGATGTTAAGGCTTCTGTGAATGCTTTACCTTGTGAATAGCGATAAACTTCTTCACCTTTTTTATTTTTCACAACAACTTCATATTGTTGACCAGATGAGAATCCAAGTTCTACTTGTTTATCAGCTGTATTTTTTATGCTGAAATCAAATGTAACTTGTTCCGTCTCTGCATTCGCACTAGCAGACATTTCTTGTTGTTGCAATAGTTCCTTTACGCTTATTTCGTCTGTCTTTTCCTCTTCCTTATTTTGATCGTCTTTGTTTTCTTCTTCTTCTGAAGCGTTACTTGATGTTTCTTCCGTTTGGTTGTCTTGGTTCTCTTGATTGTCAGTATCGTTTGCTTTTGATGATGAAGAACAACCGGCTGCTACTAAAATTAGCGCCATGACAAGAACAAGAAGTTTTTTCATGTTTGCCACCCTTTCTTATGTTATCTTCCTATTAATTAGACGGATTAAATGAAAGAAACGTTTCATCTCTCTTTCTAATCATCACGTCTAAAGAACCCAAATATACCAGTCGTTTGAACAATGTTGGTAAATGCATGTGGGTCGACGTCTTTTATTACGTGTTCTAAGTCATATAGTTCATACCGCGTGATGACCATAATAAGCATGTTTTTATCCTGTCTGGTGAAAGCACCTTTAGCAGGGACGGTAGTAATACCTCTTACCATCTTAGAATGAATGGCCCTTTCTAGTTCTTCCGCTTCTGTAGTAATAATCATCGCTGTCAGTTTTTCATGACGAGTATGAATAGCGTCAATCACACGTGTTGATACATATAGTGTTACGATGGTATAAAGTGCCTTCTCCCAATCATACAATAAACCGGCTAAAATGATAATAGTTGCATTCATAATAAAGAAATAAGTTCCAATTGGTCGATCTCGTAGCCTGGACAATATCATTGCAACAATGTCCATACCACCGGTAGAAGCACCCCATTTTAACGTGAGGCCAATACCAACTGCCCCAATAACTCCACCAAATACAGCATTTAGTAGAATGTCCGGGGAAAGCTGTCTAACAGGAATAATCTCCAAAAAAATTGTTGTGAACAAGACAGAAAGTAAACTGTAGATAGTAAATCCTCTTCCAACTTTGAACCAGCCTAAGAGAATGACAGGAATATTTAATATAAATAGGATAACACCAGTAGTGATTCCTATACCTACATAGTCTTGTAATAAACTCGAGAGGAGCTGTGCTACTCCTGTAAATCCACTTGCGTAGACGTTTGCTTTAATAAGAAATAAGTTTAGTGCAATTGCGTTCAATATTGCACCTAATATGACGATGAATAGTCGCTTGAATTCGAAAATGAACATCCGGTACCTCCTTCAATACTAAGACGCCCTCTTATCTTTGTACCACCAATCCAACTGGAAAATCAAGCCTTTTTATGTTAATTTCACCTTTACTTTTCTTCCATTTTGGTTGATGGGCGTGAAATCAGGGTTCACTGATGTAACCTTTGACTATCTTATATGTTAAGATTAAACTATTGACAAAAGCTTACTATAGAAAAGGGTGAAAGCATGAACGTACAAATTATTACGGATTCAGGTTGTGATTTACCTAATTCCCTCATAGAAAAATACAATATTATACGTGTTCCACTTACAGTCCATCTAGATAATGAGGATTACCTTGATGCTGTAACAATTGACTCTAAACAAGTATATGATGCGATGAGAAATGGGAAGGAACCGAAAACTTCGCAAGTTTCCCCACAAACATTTAAGGAGCAGTTTGAAGCATGTGCAAAAGAAGGGAAAACCTGCATATATTTTGCCCTCTCCTCAGAACTCTCTGGTACATATCAAACTGGCAAAATGATGCAGCAAGAAGTCAACGAAGAGTATCCTGACTTTGATTTTCAAATCATTGATACCCATTGTGCGTCCCTTGGATTTGGCTTAGTTGTTCTTCGAGCAGCTCAACTTGCTCATGAAGGGGCTTCAGCTGCTGATGTTGTAGAAATGGGAACATACCATATGAATCATATGGAGCATATTTTCACAGTCGACGACTTAGAATATTTAAAGCGTGGTGGCCGTGTGAGTAAGACAGCTGCTTTTGTCGGTACCATGTTAAAAATAAAACCCCTTTTGCATGTTGAAGAAGGCAAATTGATTCCTTTAGAGAAAATTCGCGGTTCGAAAAAAGTAATCAAACGTATGATTGAAGTAATGGAAGAGCGAGGACAAGACTTCAACAATCAAATTGTTGCCATCAGTCACGGTGATGACCTTGAGCGTGCCAATCAATTAGCTGAGCAAATTAATGAACAATTCAACCCTAAGGATATTGTTATTCATCCTGTTGGCTCTTCCATTGGAGCTCACTCTGGCCCAGGTACAATTGCGTTATTTTTCCTCAATGATTCTTATAAATAATATACCCTCTTATTGCACATTCTAATGGTGAATTAGAAAGGAGTGTATATAAATGAAAAAGGATAACGACAAGAAACCTCTGGATAACAATGCAAAGCGCGCCCTAAAGAATGAACAACGAGAAGAAGCGAGACAAAATGGTGAGCGTCAATTTTCTAAAAAAACGGATCACAAATAAAGATTCCCAAACCTAGTACATGGGCATGTGCTAGGTTTTTTGTAACGTCTACTTCTGGATTCCAGCAATTGCCCCCCCTTCTCTCTGTCGAAGTCATTATGGAACTGCAGATGACTTCTTTTTCTAACCACTATTACACATAGCAACCCTGAATCTATTTCAATTAAACCACAGCATAAACCTAGCACTTACTACATTTATTTTTATTATAATCCATCCATCATCCACAAAGTTGACACAACTTTCGTTTATATCCGATTTACTTTCTTTATTTTTTTACATAAAATACGGTTAAGGGTATTTATTAATTGATATTTAGTACGTAGAGGAGGAACGATGATGGGAAAAAAAATCGTTATTATAGGTGGAGTTGCGGGAGGAGCTACGGCTGCTGCTCGATTACGTCGTTTAGATGAATCAAGCGAAATTGTTATGTTCGAACGTGGAGAATATATTTCTTTTGCAAACTGCGGTTTACCTTACTATATAGGTGGTGCCATTGAACAACGTGATAAACTTCTCGTTCAAACTGTAGAGGGAATGTCCAAACGTTTTCATTTAGATATTCGAAATCAAACTGAAGTCAAATCTATAGATAAAGATGCGAAAACAGTATATGCTAAAAATCGCTTAACAGGAATTGAATATGAGGAAAGCTATGATGTATTGATTTTATCTCCAGGTGCGAAACCCATTGTCCCTCCATTTCCTGGGGTAAATGAAAAGAACGTCTTTACACTTCGGAATATTCCTGACACGGATCGAATCAAAACATATGTAGATAGTCACCAACCAAATCATGCAACTGTTGTTGGTGGTGGGTTTATCGGGCTCGAAATGGCTGAAAATTTAGTTGAACGAGGTCTAAATGTAACCGTAATTGAAAAAGGTAATCAAGTGATGGCGCCAATCGATCCGGAAATGGCTGCTTATGTTCATGAGGAATTACGAGCTAAAGGGATTGAGCTTATTTTAGAAGATGGGATTCAGTCTATTGAAGACGAAGGAAAATCGGTTGTATTAGAAAGTCAGCATCGAATCGCTACATCTATGATTATCCTATCTATTGGGGTGCAGCCGGAAAATACATTAGCAATAGATGCCGATTTAGAAGTTGGAAAAAGAGGTGGAATTATTGTAAATGATTTCATGCAAACAAGCAATCCATCCATTTATGCTGTTGGAGACGCTGTACAAGTTAAAGATTACATCACTGGATCCCCGACGATGGTTCCCTTAGCATGGCCTGCTAATCGACAAGGTCGCATTGCTGCAAATCATATTTACGGTAAACAGGAAGGCTATAACGGTACGCTTGGAACTTCCATTGTAAAGGTGTTTGAGTACACGGTTGCTACTACAGGTTTGAATGAGAAACGTTTGAAAATGCTAGATATTCCCTACAGTATCGTCCATATTCACCCTGGTTCTCACGCTGGCTATTATCCAGGTGCAGCGCCAATGGCTATGAAAGTACTGTTCCAAAAAGAGGATGGGAAGCTACTTGGGGCGCAAATCGTTGCGAAGGATGGTGCAGACAAACGAATCGATGTTATCGCCACAGCCATTAAAGGCGGACTAACAGTGGAAGATTTAACAGATTTAGAGCTAGCTTATGCACCCCCATATTCCTCAGCTAAGGACCCTGTAAATATGCTAGGATATGTAGCTAGCAATATGATGAATGAGGATATAGAAACACTACAATGGCATGAGGTTCAAGATGCAGTTGAGCTAGGGGATTTTGTGGTGGATGTCCGTAATCCTAAGGAACTAGAACAAGGTTACATTAATGGAGCAAAAAATATCCCATTAGATGAATTACGAGATCGACTGAATGAACTTCCAAAGGATCAGAACATTATCGTTTATTGTCAAGCTGGACTTAGAGGATACTTGGCTACACGCATCTTAACTCATAATGGATTCACAGCTCGAAACCTTGATGGAGGTTGGAAAACGTACTCCATTACAAAACAGCTAACGGCACCTGCTCTTTCATAGAACACGCTTGTTTGGTGTCAGACTCCCACACTGTTAAAGCATTATCGAGTTAACGTACTGAAGTCCCTGGCATCTGTTCATAGGATAAAAACATACACCTTCTGCCACACTAAGGGCAGGAGGTGTTTTTCATGAGCAAACGAAAAAACCAAAACAAAGGAAAAATGTCTTCCAACGTGAATCCGCAAGGGTTTACGGAGGACAAAGCCGATCAACAACCAAAGTCCAAGTTAGAAGAACGTGCTAAGAAGAGTAATACAAAGCTATAGAATACGGTGCCAGACCCCCACTCTAGTAACGTGTTAACGCACCGGGGGTCTGGCACCTAATAAAGTTTATCTATCTTCCCATGGGAATTCTACAACGTTTGTTTGTTCTTCTGTTTCAAGGTTCAATACTTCCATCTGCTTATTGGAGAAGGAGTATAGATAGTTATTAATAGACATCATACGTTGCAATTTATTTTCCCATTGTGGGTGATCTAGCTCTTTGTCAGGCTGATGTGAGATTGTTTTCTTCAATGTGAACCCATCTTCCGGTGTTACGTTGTATAGATAGGCTCCTTCAAAAACAAAGCGGTGTTTCATATATTCAGCATCGCCTTGCTGTACTTTATAACTTTCTGAAACGGTAACTGGGAATCCAAATAAGTTTTTGTCTGGATGATAATAAAGTGCTTTATGGTTGTAATTCAAGTCTGAACTTGAACCACTTCCTCCGATGATCTCAACATCCTTCTCAATTGGATTGCTTACATCACTAATATCAAATAGCGATAGCTTCACCCCATCCGTAACCGTTCTATTATTTTCCGTTTGCTTTGTACTGTTACCAAATCCTATTACATGGTTATCCCCAATAGGATGTAAATAGTTACTGAAGCCTGGAATTTTTAGCTTTCCGAGTACTTCAGGTGCTTCGGCATTCTGCAAATCGATTACAAATAACGGATCTACTTGCTTGAAGGTAACCATATAGGCACGATTCTGCATAAAACGTACACTATAAATGCGTTCTCCTTCAGCTAAGCCCTCTAACTCACCTAATTTGTTTAAAGATGTATCGAATGTATAGAGATTATTAGTGGATGTATTCTCCTCATCCCACATATTCCCCTTCGTTGTCGCAACACGGAAAGTTCCATCTCGTTCATCCATCGCAAATTGATTAATAAGGGTTCCAGGTACGTTCGTTTCAGCATCATACGAAACCTTCGTACCATCTACACCAAATTGATAGATTCTCGTATCTGGAGTTTGATTACGATCCACCGATTCTTTCGTATATTCTGGATAATCACGAACAGCTAGATAGATATTTTCTTTAGACATATATACCGTGTCGCCGGAACCGAGGTATGTCTTCACCTCTGCTTCTTGGTCCTCTTTTGTCACATCAAATGAGGTAATCGTTAAAAAGCTAGAATCATCCGTTTCAGGTAGCTTATGCATGCGATCATACGATACAGACATAGCCTCTGATGAGACAGCAGTATCTTTATACATTGGCCGCAATTCCTCCTTATCTACGGATTCACCTTCTTCTTCTGCGCGATTCATGATATGGAATGGAGGATGTTCATTTGTAATGAAGTATAGAGTCTCATCTATTTTTCTCGAAGTAAGAAAGTTTCCTTGAACCGTTACTTCACGAATTTTTTCAGGTTTAGATGGATTGGTTACATCATACACATATGCTGCTGTTTGACCGCGGTAGTATGGGTAAATCATTTCTTTGGCCACACCATCTTGCTCCGTTTTCTTTTGTGTTGAAAAGGTGTCCCTCATCGTTCCCATTACAATTAGTCGGTCTTCATAGATATACAGTTCATTCGGTCGAAAACCTTCTTCTTGAACTTCACTTAAAAGCTGACTATCTCCAGCTGGGTGCCCTCTTGTAATCAAGATGTCATCTTGTCGGGCAAAGTAGAAATTCTTTCCGTCTGTTTTCACAACATCACCCTCATCTACTCCATCAACCTGTACGTTGGTTTTCGATGTATCGTTACCACTACTAGCTGAATCGGCAGAAGCGCTCTCTTCTGAGGATGCTGAAGAATCTGCTGACTCTGCTGTTGCTTGCGCATCAAATGTCTGATAACGAGTTTCTTGGTTTTTCTGCATCTCATCTAAGATTGCAATAAAATTTTCTTTCGAGCCGACTGAAGGTAGTTCATCTCGTGTTTGAAACTCAAGTGTAAAATCTTGCTTCATTTGTTTACCTTCTGCAGAAGTCACGTTACTTGAGATTTTTAACGTAAACTGCTGGTTTAGTGGATATCCTTCTTCAGGAGACTGGACCTTTAATGTTTTACCATCTTCTGAGAGTTGAAACGAGATATCCATCTCTTGATTGTTCTCACTTGTCACGTTGACTGTCTCGTATGTAAAACTCTCTTCGTCCATTTGTTTTGAAAAAGTAACTGTCCAATTCTTGTGAACAGGCACCACTTTTGCTTCATCTTCCCCAACATCAGCCAATACTTCGTGCTGTTGAAGGGAGAAAATAGCAAAAATCGAAACGACAACCGCCGCCATAATCATGTACAATCGTTTCATTTTCACACCTCTTTCTTCTTATTTAGTAAAGTAGTCGGTATGAAAAGAAAAAAGTTACAAGTGTCTGAAATATATGTAAAAAAATTGCTAGATTTATAATTTTTCATAGTTATTTTAATGAAAATTTTTCCAAACATTTTCCATTGAGTTTGAGAGTGTATTTTGAAATAATTGGAAAAAATACAAATATGGAAAAAATACAAATATGGAAGGAGGATAATGTTGGATTTATATGATTTTGGAATCCTTATTTTAACTTTACTGGCTTTTTTATTTATCATTAATCTATTAGTTAATGAATATCTGAGCAAACGTAAAAAAAACAGCACTCTATTATTTGTAGAATCACTCATCCAAGGAGGATTAATTAGTATAGTTGCGGTTATCCTCAATTAAAAAAGTTTGGCGGTGACTAAATTGGAACTTACCTTATCAAACTATTATTCTATTACAATTAGACAGTATTGTAGTTCAGATTTTCCTAGCATTCAACAGCTAAACACACAAGAAGGTTGGCACTCTCATCCAGATCGAAGGATAGACGTGAAATTAGCTTGGGATCACTCTAATATCACCTACGTAGCTACTTATCATGATGAAATCATTGGGTATTTAAGAGGGTTTAAAGACCAATACATATCTTTATTTATCTGTGAACTAATCATTTCATAGGAATATAGAGGTTTAGGAGTAGGTAAAGAACTCCTCGATTATGTTCATTGCTTATATCCAAAGACACGCATCGAGATGCTTGCAACGAGCTCTTCTAAAACGTTTTACGACCAATTAGGCTATCGCGCCTTCTATGGATTTAGAAAGAACTTCAATGAATAGGCCTCATCACAGTAGTTCTGCCTTGTAGTGAACTTGCTTATTTCGCTCTATGATGGCTTGTCCCAATTTATGTGAAGAGCGGAGTGCAATAATATAATTCTTTTTTGATGTGCTAATCATCATTCGATCTTTTTCAATTAATGGTAACCCAACGAATTCCGCATCTTTTTCTCCTGTATAGGATTGTATTTGTCGTAGTTCTTTTATATCTGATATTTTAATTTGTTTTGATGTGAATGCTCCTGAAATACGAACATTATCATCCTCTATCGTCCATCTAGTTTTAGCGAAAAAATAAAATAAAACCATAACGATAAAGGATACCGTAACAATTAGTTGCAAAACAATTTCTCTCCTTCCTATTCCTTATTATTACAAACACATTACGAACGCATTTCATTTTTGACCAAAATCTGTAACAATTCGTTTTATCTATTCGACTAACTACTTAAAAGGAGGTACAAATTATATGAAAATGAGATTTCTTCTATATGTCCTGTTAGGCATCACTTTAGTAGTATCTGCTTGCAGCAATAATGAAGGCGGTGATGCATCTAAAAGTGAAAATAGTGAATCCGCTAATACAGCTGAAGGAAGCAAAGAATCAGCAAATACTGATGCTCAACAAGAAAGTTCTACAGGGAATCCTGAAAAACAAGAAAGCTCGTCTCAATCGGAAACTAATGGAGTTGCGGATGTGTCACAGGACGAACAAGTAGATATTACAAATCAAGACAAAAAAATGATCATCTACAACGCCGATATTTCGATAAAGACGAGAGAATATAATCCATTTTACCAGAAACTAGAGCAACTCATCCAAAAACATAAAGGCTATATCGTTAACAGTTCCGTCAATAAAGGGGACAATGAAAAAACAAATGCAACAGTCAAATTACGCGTACCTAAGGAAAACTTTTACCCGTTTGTAAATGGTTTGTCCCCTATTAGTGGGTCCATAACCAATAAAGACATATCAGGAAGAGATGTAACAGAGGATTATGTTGACCTAGAGTCTCGATTAAAAGCAAAGCAAAAAGTAGAAGAACGACTACTCTCCTTTATGGATCAGGCAGAAGAAACAGAACAACTCTTGCAGGTTTCCAAGGACTTAGAAAGGGTTCAGGAGGAAATCGAAGTCATTCAGGGTAAAATGAATTATTTAGAAAATCAAAGCGATTACTCCACCGTTACCTTACACATTCAAGAAACAAAGGTGGTTGTATCCAATTCCGAATCCAATGATTTGCAAACATGGACGAAGACAAAACAAGCGTTTCATCAATCAGTTGATGGATTGCAAAAATTTCTCTCCTTTTTAACGGTCGCATTAATAGGTTATTCGCCTATTATAATCTTGTTGCTTCTTGTTGTTGGAAGTATTATTGGCTTGCGGATTTGGAGGAAAAAGCGCCAACAAATCAACGACTCAGACTAGCCCTAACATACTAAATGACCCTTTTCAAATAATGAATATATGTTAACATATTATGTAATAACACAAAGGGGGATTTTAAAACCATGCGCCTAGTAGAGCTTTCGCATGCTTACAAACAAGAGAAAGGTCATGAGGCTGAAACTGCCGACCAGTTGTTAGATTACTGCCAACAGTTATATATTAAAGGCGAAATAGACTATCCTTCCTACCGATCATTATTTCAACGTTTGCATGAAAAAGGTGCAGAGTCATCTCATAGTGAGACTGAATTGGTTTAAACCCGATGTTTTTACATCGGTTTTTTTATTTTCAAAACGTTTTTTTACATAATTGATTAGGTTCATTCTCCTCCTACCTGGTTAAGCTAATGATATTAACCAAGTAAGGAGGTTTATTTATGAGCCAAGACAACAGTCCTAAAACTGGGCAACCCCCACAAACTCAAAATCATCAACCTGGGTTTGAATATGAAATGCAACCACTTCCGGAATATATAGCTTCCTCTTATAAGGCTAGTGGCAAATTGACTGGAAAAGTCGCCATCATCACAGGTGGTGACAGTGGTATTGGAAGAGCCATTAGTGTGCACTATGCGAGGGAAGGCGCATCTGTTGCGATTGTCTATTTAAATGAACATGCTGATGCAAAAGCCACCAA
This genomic stretch from Pontibacillus yanchengensis harbors:
- a CDS encoding NifU N-terminal domain-containing protein, with translation MAVQAQETPNPNAYKFTSDRMIFDGDGSVAVMPGQTSDYKIMNDLMAIDGVDNVFGFQNFITVNKTFDATWEDLTLKVKEVFESYGY
- a CDS encoding BsuPI-related putative proteinase inhibitor → MKKLLVLVMALILVAAGCSSSSKANDTDNQENQDNQTEETSSNASEEEENKDDQNKEEEKTDEISVKELLQQQEMSASANAETEQVTFDFSIKNTADKQVELGFSSGQQYEVVVKNKKGEEVYRYSQGKAFTEALTSKKVKAEESVAWKQAWNYKKEDKRVEPGKYTAEITLVPNKINGKTIEAKPFQQTVEFEVVSEDQAFRNINVEGSNGEYTVTGEARVFEGSFLYNVEDGHNVLVNETAVQANQGGPNWGKFDFDVSIAKDKLPSNGTLTMMMYTKSAKDGSIENVKYVKLETFK
- a CDS encoding YitT family protein translates to MFIFEFKRLFIVILGAILNAIALNLFLIKANVYASGFTGVAQLLSSLLQDYVGIGITTGVILFILNIPVILLGWFKVGRGFTIYSLLSVLFTTIFLEIIPVRQLSPDILLNAVFGGVIGAVGIGLTLKWGASTGGMDIVAMILSRLRDRPIGTYFFIMNATIIILAGLLYDWEKALYTIVTLYVSTRVIDAIHTRHEKLTAMIITTEAEELERAIHSKMVRGITTVPAKGAFTRQDKNMLIMVITRYELYDLEHVIKDVDPHAFTNIVQTTGIFGFFRRDD
- a CDS encoding DegV family protein, with translation MNVQIITDSGCDLPNSLIEKYNIIRVPLTVHLDNEDYLDAVTIDSKQVYDAMRNGKEPKTSQVSPQTFKEQFEACAKEGKTCIYFALSSELSGTYQTGKMMQQEVNEEYPDFDFQIIDTHCASLGFGLVVLRAAQLAHEGASAADVVEMGTYHMNHMEHIFTVDDLEYLKRGGRVSKTAAFVGTMLKIKPLLHVEEGKLIPLEKIRGSKKVIKRMIEVMEERGQDFNNQIVAISHGDDLERANQLAEQINEQFNPKDIVIHPVGSSIGAHSGPGTIALFFLNDSYK
- a CDS encoding DUF3941 domain-containing protein codes for the protein MKKDNDKKPLDNNAKRALKNEQREEARQNGERQFSKKTDHK
- a CDS encoding CoA-disulfide reductase → MGKKIVIIGGVAGGATAAARLRRLDESSEIVMFERGEYISFANCGLPYYIGGAIEQRDKLLVQTVEGMSKRFHLDIRNQTEVKSIDKDAKTVYAKNRLTGIEYEESYDVLILSPGAKPIVPPFPGVNEKNVFTLRNIPDTDRIKTYVDSHQPNHATVVGGGFIGLEMAENLVERGLNVTVIEKGNQVMAPIDPEMAAYVHEELRAKGIELILEDGIQSIEDEGKSVVLESQHRIATSMIILSIGVQPENTLAIDADLEVGKRGGIIVNDFMQTSNPSIYAVGDAVQVKDYITGSPTMVPLAWPANRQGRIAANHIYGKQEGYNGTLGTSIVKVFEYTVATTGLNEKRLKMLDIPYSIVHIHPGSHAGYYPGAAPMAMKVLFQKEDGKLLGAQIVAKDGADKRIDVIATAIKGGLTVEDLTDLELAYAPPYSSAKDPVNMLGYVASNMMNEDIETLQWHEVQDAVELGDFVVDVRNPKELEQGYINGAKNIPLDELRDRLNELPKDQNIIVYCQAGLRGYLATRILTHNGFTARNLDGGWKTYSITKQLTAPALS
- the sspL gene encoding small, acid-soluble spore protein L; this encodes MSKRKNQNKGKMSSNVNPQGFTEDKADQQPKSKLEERAKKSNTKL
- a CDS encoding beta-propeller domain-containing protein, encoding MKRLYMIMAAVVVSIFAIFSLQQHEVLADVGEDEAKVVPVHKNWTVTFSKQMDEESFTYETVNVTSENNQEMDISFQLSEDGKTLKVQSPEEGYPLNQQFTLKISSNVTSAEGKQMKQDFTLEFQTRDELPSVGSKENFIAILDEMQKNQETRYQTFDAQATAESADSSASSEESASADSASSGNDTSKTNVQVDGVDEGDVVKTDGKNFYFARQDDILITRGHPAGDSQLLSEVQEEGFRPNELYIYEDRLIVMGTMRDTFSTQKKTEQDGVAKEMIYPYYRGQTAAYVYDVTNPSKPEKIREVTVQGNFLTSRKIDETLYFITNEHPPFHIMNRAEEEGESVDKEELRPMYKDTAVSSEAMSVSYDRMHKLPETDDSSFLTITSFDVTKEDQEAEVKTYLGSGDTVYMSKENIYLAVRDYPEYTKESVDRNQTPDTRIYQFGVDGTKVSYDAETNVPGTLINQFAMDERDGTFRVATTKGNMWDEENTSTNNLYTFDTSLNKLGELEGLAEGERIYSVRFMQNRAYMVTFKQVDPLFVIDLQNAEAPEVLGKLKIPGFSNYLHPIGDNHVIGFGNSTKQTENNRTVTDGVKLSLFDISDVSNPIEKDVEIIGGSGSSSDLNYNHKALYYHPDKNLFGFPVTVSESYKVQQGDAEYMKHRFVFEGAYLYNVTPEDGFTLKKTISHQPDKELDHPQWENKLQRMMSINNYLYSFSNKQMEVLNLETEEQTNVVEFPWEDR
- a CDS encoding DUF4349 domain-containing protein, yielding MKMRFLLYVLLGITLVVSACSNNEGGDASKSENSESANTAEGSKESANTDAQQESSTGNPEKQESSSQSETNGVADVSQDEQVDITNQDKKMIIYNADISIKTREYNPFYQKLEQLIQKHKGYIVNSSVNKGDNEKTNATVKLRVPKENFYPFVNGLSPISGSITNKDISGRDVTEDYVDLESRLKAKQKVEERLLSFMDQAEETEQLLQVSKDLERVQEEIEVIQGKMNYLENQSDYSTVTLHIQETKVVVSNSESNDLQTWTKTKQAFHQSVDGLQKFLSFLTVALIGYSPIIILLLLVVGSIIGLRIWRKKRQQINDSD
- the yppF gene encoding YppF family protein; translated protein: MRLVELSHAYKQEKGHEAETADQLLDYCQQLYIKGEIDYPSYRSLFQRLHEKGAESSHSETELV